One genomic segment of Intestinimonas butyriciproducens includes these proteins:
- a CDS encoding GntR family transcriptional regulator yields the protein MRHEEAIGPNSPLYLQLRELIRGKIEGGEYPPGTAIPSVGTLAETYGIHRLSVRSAISALIGEGLLKSVQGKGIFVVGDKLERDLETVGGFRQNMQAKPESRVLVKALRPAGVVYGALLSCAPGEPVHYIKQVSYVSGEPVSQEETYIPEALLPNLKQVDLGVFSVYEALEFYGIRVARREQSLEITELDPMDARLLNVEPGRGVLVLSSVSYDEEGRAVEFTRSYTRGDKCTFSVRYQREG from the coding sequence ATGAGGCATGAGGAGGCCATCGGGCCCAACTCTCCCCTCTACCTCCAGCTCCGGGAGCTTATCCGCGGCAAGATCGAGGGCGGGGAGTATCCGCCTGGCACGGCGATCCCGTCGGTGGGTACGCTGGCGGAGACCTATGGGATTCACCGGCTGTCGGTCCGTTCCGCCATTTCAGCCCTGATCGGAGAGGGGCTCTTGAAGAGCGTTCAGGGCAAAGGGATCTTTGTGGTGGGGGACAAGCTGGAGCGCGATCTAGAGACTGTGGGCGGGTTCCGGCAAAATATGCAGGCCAAGCCGGAGAGCAGGGTGCTGGTCAAGGCCCTGCGACCCGCCGGTGTGGTATACGGTGCGCTGCTGAGCTGCGCGCCGGGTGAGCCGGTCCACTACATCAAGCAGGTCAGTTATGTAAGCGGCGAACCGGTCTCCCAGGAGGAGACCTATATCCCGGAGGCGCTGCTTCCCAACCTGAAACAGGTGGATCTGGGCGTGTTCTCGGTCTACGAGGCGCTGGAGTTCTATGGCATCCGGGTGGCGCGCAGGGAGCAAAGCCTGGAGATCACAGAGCTCGACCCCATGGATGCCCGGCTCCTGAACGTCGAGCCGGGCCGCGGCGTGCTGGTCCTCAGCAGTGTCAGCTACGATGAGGAGGGTAGGGCCGTGGAGTTTACCCGCTCCTACACGCGCGGAGACAAGTGTACCTTCAGCGTCCGCTACCAAAGAGAGGGCTGA
- a CDS encoding GntR family transcriptional regulator — translation MTQDYRPRPRELARELLNGYLVEHQLRSGDRLPSERSLCEAWGLSRSALRSATARMEKDGVLCSRPGAGTYVAQRKYTRNLQGLLSLSRSASEQGRRVTTRLLDLKRIECDKTLAKRFGQVLGYPLYKVARLRMVDGEPLMVETAFLPAERVEGLEKWDLERGSLFAVLEEAYGLIPEQGEEKVSITYATTDEAELMGIEEGAPLFWIVSQTYDQNGELLEYCRAAARPDRLRITSELKRRDAAERGGDIHEA, via the coding sequence ATGACGCAGGACTACAGGCCCAGACCCAGAGAACTGGCGCGGGAACTGTTGAACGGATATCTGGTGGAACATCAGCTCCGGTCGGGGGACCGCCTGCCCTCGGAGCGGAGCCTGTGCGAGGCGTGGGGGCTGAGCAGGTCGGCGCTGCGCAGCGCCACGGCCCGGATGGAGAAGGACGGCGTGCTGTGCTCACGGCCGGGCGCGGGCACCTATGTGGCCCAGCGCAAATATACCCGGAACCTGCAAGGTCTCTTGTCGCTCAGCCGGTCCGCCTCGGAGCAGGGACGCAGGGTCACGACCCGACTGCTGGATCTGAAACGGATCGAGTGCGACAAGACGCTGGCCAAGCGGTTTGGACAGGTGCTGGGCTACCCGCTCTATAAGGTGGCCCGCCTGCGTATGGTTGACGGGGAGCCGCTCATGGTGGAAACGGCTTTCCTGCCTGCGGAGCGGGTGGAGGGCCTGGAGAAATGGGACCTGGAGCGCGGCTCTCTCTTCGCGGTGTTGGAGGAGGCGTACGGTCTCATCCCTGAGCAGGGCGAGGAGAAGGTGAGCATTACCTATGCGACTACGGATGAGGCCGAGCTGATGGGCATCGAGGAGGGCGCACCCCTCTTCTGGATCGTCAGCCAGACCTATGACCAGAACGGTGAGCTGCTGGAGTACTGCCGTGCTGCGGCCCGACCGGACCGCCTGCGGATCACCAGTGAGCTCAAGCGGCGGGACGCCGCCGAGAGGGGAGGCGACATCCATGAGGCATGA
- a CDS encoding ABC transporter ATP-binding protein, with protein sequence MAESIVSLIDVEKRFGSNLVVRKMNMEIYEGEFLTLLGPSGCGKTTTLRMIAGFEDATSGIIKVQGERVENKEPYQRDVNTVFQNYALFPHMTVFDNVAYGLTIKKVPKDEIRQRVAEMLELVQLTDYERRKPDELSGGQKQRVAIARALINRPKVLLLDEPLGALDLKLRKQMQIELKRLQKKLGITFVYVTHDQEEALTMSDRIAVMNAGVIEQLGTPMEIYDHPLTRFVAGFIGESNIFDGTVTAVEGDLLRVDTPAGKLLTRGSGFAVGEEMHVSIRPEYLEAGERSADGFDLPARIKDFTYMGTVVKTALDMADGTELKLSRFEQDANAHEGDKVYLSWRPEKSVPIKKSHT encoded by the coding sequence ATGGCTGAGTCAATCGTATCCCTGATCGATGTGGAAAAGCGCTTTGGTTCCAATCTAGTGGTCCGGAAAATGAACATGGAGATCTACGAAGGCGAATTTCTCACGCTTCTGGGGCCCTCCGGCTGCGGTAAGACCACCACACTGCGGATGATCGCCGGATTCGAGGACGCCACCTCGGGCATCATCAAAGTCCAGGGAGAACGGGTCGAGAACAAGGAGCCCTACCAGCGGGACGTGAACACCGTATTCCAGAACTATGCGCTTTTCCCACACATGACCGTATTCGACAACGTCGCCTACGGCCTCACCATCAAAAAGGTTCCCAAGGATGAGATCCGGCAGCGGGTCGCCGAGATGCTGGAGCTGGTACAACTGACCGACTATGAAAGGCGCAAGCCTGATGAGCTCTCCGGCGGTCAGAAGCAGCGGGTGGCCATCGCCCGCGCCCTCATCAACCGCCCCAAGGTGCTCCTGCTGGACGAGCCCTTGGGCGCCCTGGACCTGAAGCTCCGCAAGCAGATGCAGATCGAGCTCAAGCGCCTGCAGAAGAAACTGGGCATCACCTTCGTCTACGTCACCCACGACCAGGAGGAGGCCCTCACCATGTCTGACCGCATCGCCGTCATGAACGCCGGGGTCATCGAGCAGCTGGGAACTCCAATGGAGATCTACGACCACCCTCTGACCCGGTTCGTGGCCGGGTTCATCGGAGAGTCCAACATCTTCGACGGCACCGTCACGGCGGTGGAGGGTGATCTGCTCCGGGTGGACACCCCGGCCGGAAAGCTGCTCACCCGGGGCAGCGGCTTCGCGGTGGGCGAGGAGATGCATGTTTCCATCCGGCCGGAGTATCTGGAGGCCGGCGAGAGGAGCGCCGACGGCTTCGATCTCCCCGCGAGGATCAAGGACTTCACCTATATGGGCACAGTGGTCAAGACCGCCCTGGACATGGCCGACGGCACCGAGCTCAAGCTCTCCCGGTTTGAGCAGGATGCAAACGCCCACGAGGGCGACAAGGTCTATCTCTCCTGGCGGCCGGAGAAGTCAGTGCCCATCAAGAAGTCTCATACATAA
- a CDS encoding ABC transporter permease, whose translation MSKQPSGTSDLQAIRRKRDMRRKTIPALAQAGPVSIWMILFVTLPMLFIIYISFMSRGVFGDVVYQFSLESYQTLLDATYFKVILKSLKAALLTTVLCLGLGYPFAYYIARKPPEVASRLIMLIMIPFWTNSLMRLNSWLLLFQTSGPVNNFLQWTGLVDRPITFIYTDGLVVLGLITNMLPFAVLPLYSSIEKLQKSLLEASADLGATPSQTFFKVTLPLTFPGIFSAIILVFIPSLGIYTVSDILGGGKVLYIGNIIKNQFGSIRNWPLGAALSVLLLVITGLLIFIYTRFAKIEDMEVV comes from the coding sequence ATGAGCAAGCAGCCGAGCGGCACCAGCGACCTCCAGGCCATCCGCCGGAAGCGGGACATGCGCCGCAAGACCATCCCCGCCCTGGCCCAGGCCGGTCCGGTCTCGATCTGGATGATCCTTTTCGTCACCCTTCCCATGCTCTTTATCATCTACATCAGCTTTATGTCCCGGGGCGTGTTCGGCGACGTGGTCTACCAGTTCTCCCTGGAGAGCTACCAGACCCTGCTGGATGCCACCTATTTCAAGGTCATCCTCAAGTCTTTGAAGGCCGCCCTTCTCACCACAGTGCTGTGCCTGGGGCTAGGGTATCCCTTCGCTTACTATATTGCCCGCAAGCCGCCTGAGGTGGCCTCCAGGCTCATCATGCTCATCATGATCCCTTTCTGGACCAACTCCCTCATGCGGCTCAACAGCTGGCTGTTGCTGTTCCAGACCAGCGGTCCGGTTAACAACTTTCTCCAGTGGACCGGTCTCGTCGACCGCCCCATCACCTTCATCTATACAGACGGGCTGGTGGTCCTGGGGCTTATCACCAACATGCTCCCCTTCGCGGTGCTCCCTCTCTACAGCTCCATTGAGAAGCTTCAGAAGTCCCTTCTGGAGGCCAGTGCCGATCTGGGGGCCACGCCGTCGCAGACCTTTTTCAAGGTGACGCTTCCCCTCACCTTCCCCGGCATCTTCTCCGCCATCATTCTGGTGTTCATCCCCTCCCTGGGGATCTACACCGTCTCCGATATCCTGGGCGGCGGCAAAGTGCTTTACATCGGCAACATCATCAAGAACCAGTTTGGTTCGATCCGGAACTGGCCCCTGGGCGCGGCGCTGTCTGTGCTGTTACTGGTCATCACGGGCCTGTTGATCTTCATCTACACCCGATTCGCCAAGATCGAGGACATGGAGGTGGTCTGA
- a CDS encoding ABC transporter permease, translating into MAKLSKVQRHKRTAAILGEVYAILIYAVLYIPIVVMMVFSFNDQRYNYYWNGFTTQWYGKLFHNSALIGSLWYSLIIAVLATVISVVIGTLGALGLKKYEFHGKKLVNNMLYVPIIVPEIVLAVALLIIFMNLGLSLGMGSILIGHCTFCIPYAVVTIKGRISGDGDTLEEASMDLGANRIQTFFRVTLPSIMPGVMSAAFLSFTLSVDDVVMSNMLAGAKNSTLPVLILSMNKSGITPDVNALTTIMILVIVAGMLLSNGVKALVKRRSAV; encoded by the coding sequence ATGGCAAAGCTCTCCAAGGTACAAAGGCATAAGCGGACCGCCGCCATCCTGGGCGAGGTCTATGCCATCCTGATCTACGCGGTGCTCTACATTCCCATCGTGGTCATGATGGTCTTTTCCTTCAACGACCAGCGGTACAACTATTACTGGAACGGCTTTACCACGCAGTGGTACGGCAAGCTTTTCCACAACTCCGCGCTCATCGGGAGCCTCTGGTACTCCCTTATCATCGCCGTGCTGGCCACGGTCATCTCGGTGGTCATCGGTACGCTCGGGGCGCTTGGCCTGAAGAAGTATGAATTCCACGGCAAAAAATTGGTCAACAATATGCTCTATGTGCCCATCATTGTACCCGAGATCGTCCTCGCCGTGGCGCTGCTCATCATCTTTATGAACCTCGGCCTCTCCCTGGGCATGGGCTCCATCCTCATCGGCCACTGTACCTTCTGTATCCCCTACGCAGTGGTCACCATCAAGGGCCGCATCAGCGGCGACGGCGACACGCTGGAGGAGGCCTCCATGGACCTGGGCGCCAATCGGATTCAAACCTTCTTCCGGGTCACTCTGCCCAGCATCATGCCCGGCGTTATGTCCGCCGCCTTTCTCTCGTTCACCCTCTCCGTTGACGACGTGGTCATGAGCAATATGCTGGCGGGGGCCAAGAACTCCACCCTTCCGGTGCTCATTCTCTCCATGAACAAGTCCGGCATCACCCCCGATGTCAACGCTCTTACCACCATCATGATCCTGGTCATTGTGGCGGGCATGCTCCTGAGCAACGGCGTCAAGGCCCTCGTCAAGCGGAGAAGCGCCGTCTGA
- a CDS encoding polyamine ABC transporter substrate-binding protein codes for MKRFLALTLSLALALPLAACGGSGNGSTPAGGNATDVPAEASTELNIYMWQQYISDALIADFESQNNCKINLSYMSDNADAITKLTAGGGQEYDLIMTCDAYMDSLVAGGYVQKLNLDNIPNSSNINEAYWTAKDYCVPYLMNYIYVVYNTETCPIEITCYNDLIDPALKGQISTIDGARNLFPIALVALGYDPNSTNEQEIAAAYEWLTKYNDNVVAYGAAEQNLTNGTACVALTYDGNASWAMSELGDKNTLKVADFESDPVQLGFDLYVIPTGAKHVDLAEKFLNYITDPQVMAKNLEEFPYSCPNDAAVAAASESYRNDPARDFSYKENVFFQKDVGDALTIYNDYYQKLKVGE; via the coding sequence ATGAAAAGATTCCTTGCTCTCACCCTGTCTCTTGCCCTCGCCCTCCCCCTGGCCGCATGCGGCGGCTCTGGAAACGGCTCCACCCCCGCCGGCGGCAACGCCACCGACGTGCCCGCCGAGGCCAGCACAGAGCTCAACATCTACATGTGGCAGCAGTACATCTCCGACGCGCTCATCGCTGATTTCGAATCCCAGAACAACTGCAAGATCAACCTCTCCTACATGAGCGACAACGCCGACGCCATCACAAAGCTGACCGCCGGCGGCGGCCAGGAGTACGACCTCATCATGACTTGTGACGCCTATATGGACTCCCTGGTGGCCGGCGGCTATGTCCAGAAACTCAATCTGGACAATATCCCCAACTCCTCCAACATCAACGAGGCCTATTGGACCGCGAAGGACTACTGCGTCCCCTATCTCATGAACTACATCTATGTGGTCTATAACACTGAGACCTGCCCCATCGAGATCACATGCTATAACGACCTCATCGACCCCGCCCTCAAGGGCCAGATCAGCACTATCGACGGCGCCCGTAACCTGTTCCCCATCGCCCTGGTGGCCCTGGGCTATGACCCCAACTCCACCAACGAGCAGGAGATCGCCGCGGCCTACGAGTGGCTGACCAAGTATAACGACAACGTAGTGGCCTACGGCGCCGCCGAGCAGAATCTGACCAACGGCACGGCCTGCGTGGCCCTCACTTATGACGGCAACGCCTCCTGGGCCATGAGCGAATTGGGCGACAAGAACACACTGAAGGTGGCCGACTTCGAAAGCGATCCCGTGCAGTTGGGCTTTGATCTCTACGTCATCCCCACCGGCGCCAAGCACGTGGATCTGGCCGAAAAGTTTCTCAACTACATCACCGACCCCCAGGTCATGGCAAAAAACTTGGAGGAGTTCCCCTACTCCTGCCCCAACGACGCCGCCGTGGCGGCCGCCTCCGAGTCCTACCGCAATGACCCCGCCCGCGACTTCTCTTACAAAGAGAACGTATTCTTCCAGAAGGACGTGGGCGACGCCCTCACCATCTACAATGACTATTATCAGAAGCTGAAAGTCGGCGAGTGA
- a CDS encoding SIS domain-containing protein yields the protein MLKFDEEKQIASVQGALALRGRIEAIVDDICRAGFKNICWLGIGGTYASCLQAEVHMKERSTLEFFVENAAEYLTTGNRRVGEGTVVVISSVTGSTIEMVDAVKKAQADGARVLGFIDVETTELAKRMDWEIAYPANEQLKFFMVADRLMFRHGEFPEYEEYYAQLDAHLAVDLAEVEKAADAFGLAFAQKHHDDKLHYFVGAGNQYGSTYSYAMCYWEEQHWIRTKSIHSSEFFHGMLEIVDRDTPVTVFVGEDSQRPLSERVVRFLPRVCANYTVIDSRDYALPGIDERFRGNLSHLVTHAVTQRIDAHIEAINRHPMEIRRYYRRLDY from the coding sequence ATGCTGAAATTTGACGAAGAAAAACAGATCGCCAGCGTCCAGGGCGCCCTGGCCCTGCGGGGACGGATCGAGGCGATCGTGGATGACATCTGCAGGGCCGGCTTCAAGAACATCTGCTGGTTGGGCATTGGAGGGACCTACGCCTCCTGCCTCCAGGCCGAGGTCCACATGAAGGAGCGCTCCACACTGGAGTTCTTTGTGGAGAATGCCGCAGAGTACCTCACCACCGGCAACCGCCGGGTGGGCGAAGGCACGGTGGTGGTCATCTCCTCTGTCACCGGCAGCACGATCGAGATGGTGGACGCCGTGAAAAAGGCACAGGCCGACGGGGCCAGGGTGCTGGGCTTCATCGACGTGGAGACCACGGAGCTTGCCAAGCGGATGGACTGGGAGATCGCCTATCCCGCCAACGAACAGCTCAAATTCTTCATGGTGGCCGACCGCCTGATGTTCCGCCACGGCGAGTTTCCTGAATATGAGGAGTACTACGCCCAACTGGACGCCCACCTCGCGGTGGACCTGGCGGAGGTGGAGAAAGCGGCCGACGCCTTCGGCCTGGCCTTCGCCCAGAAGCACCATGACGACAAACTCCACTACTTCGTGGGCGCCGGCAATCAATACGGCTCCACCTATTCTTACGCCATGTGCTACTGGGAGGAACAGCACTGGATCCGGACCAAGAGTATCCACTCCTCCGAATTTTTCCACGGCATGCTGGAGATCGTGGACCGGGACACCCCTGTGACGGTCTTTGTGGGCGAGGATTCCCAGCGCCCTCTCAGCGAGCGGGTGGTCCGATTCCTGCCCAGGGTGTGCGCCAACTACACCGTCATCGACTCCAGGGACTATGCTCTGCCCGGCATCGACGAGCGCTTTCGGGGGAATCTCTCCCATCTGGTGACCCACGCCGTCACCCAGCGCATCGACGCCCACATCGAGGCCATCAACCGCCACCCCATGGAGATCCGGCGGTATTACCGCAGACTGGACTACTGA
- the frlC gene encoding fructoselysine 3-epimerase yields MELGMFTSGYQYYPLERAFADARRFGYDYIELWGGRPHAFAPDLARGELSGVLALIERHEMPVRVYTPEHNAYPYNYMLGSELQRADALDYLKLCLNMGKALGADHTLISTGHGGYTASRRELRSRLVRCLRELADHAESIGHTILLEALTPYETNVCTTAGELSETLETVDSPALMGMCDVVPPWVIREPITNYLDQLGGRMAHLHLVDGDGNSDSHLIPGDGCIPLPELLEELEVRGYRGRATIELVTSYRNEPSLYAKQALQRVRALLPH; encoded by the coding sequence ATGGAGCTGGGCATGTTCACCAGCGGCTACCAATACTACCCCCTGGAGCGGGCCTTCGCCGACGCCAGGCGTTTCGGATACGACTATATCGAACTCTGGGGCGGCCGGCCCCACGCCTTCGCCCCCGACCTGGCCCGGGGAGAGCTTTCCGGCGTTCTGGCCCTCATCGAGCGCCATGAGATGCCCGTGCGGGTCTACACCCCCGAGCACAATGCCTATCCGTACAACTACATGCTGGGGAGTGAGCTCCAGCGCGCAGACGCCCTGGACTATCTGAAGCTCTGCCTCAACATGGGCAAAGCGCTGGGCGCGGACCATACCCTCATCTCCACCGGACACGGCGGCTACACCGCCTCCCGCAGGGAGCTCCGCAGCCGTCTCGTCCGCTGCCTCCGGGAACTGGCGGATCACGCCGAGTCCATCGGCCACACCATTCTGCTGGAGGCCCTCACCCCCTATGAGACCAATGTCTGCACCACTGCCGGGGAGCTGTCCGAGACGCTGGAGACGGTGGATTCTCCCGCTCTTATGGGTATGTGCGATGTGGTGCCCCCCTGGGTCATCCGGGAGCCCATCACGAACTATCTGGATCAGTTGGGCGGGCGGATGGCCCACCTCCATCTGGTGGACGGCGATGGGAACAGCGACAGCCATCTGATCCCAGGCGACGGCTGCATCCCCCTGCCGGAGCTGCTGGAGGAGTTGGAGGTCAGGGGGTACCGGGGCAGGGCCACCATCGAGCTGGTGACATCCTACCGCAATGAGCCCTCCCTGTACGCCAAGCAGGCCCTCCAGCGCGTGCGGGCTCTGCTCCCCCATTAA
- the frlD gene encoding fructoselysine 6-kinase yields MDKEIKLAAVGDNCMDVYDRTGEAYPGGNPVNVAVYTLRLGGKASYTGVVGTDQYGSLMRAAVASKGVDVSHLKTAPGVTAVSHVEIANGNRVFGDYEEGVMAGFRLTPEDIDFLCSHDLVVTGLWGMIAGDLPALRARGVPVAFDFADKRTDPTLDLAIPYVDYAFFSYDGADSETLRTFLRSMQARGPKVAVATRGEAGSMAYDGSQFYEYGIVPCRVVDTMGAGDSYIAGFLFGLLRGKSIPDCMALGAQSSSVTLQYSGAW; encoded by the coding sequence ATGGACAAAGAAATCAAGCTGGCCGCCGTGGGCGACAACTGCATGGACGTCTACGACCGGACCGGGGAGGCCTACCCCGGCGGAAATCCTGTTAATGTGGCCGTCTATACCCTCCGGCTGGGGGGCAAAGCCTCCTACACCGGCGTGGTGGGTACAGACCAGTATGGGTCCCTCATGCGCGCCGCCGTGGCCTCCAAAGGTGTGGATGTCTCCCACCTCAAGACCGCTCCCGGGGTCACCGCCGTCTCCCATGTGGAGATCGCAAACGGCAATCGGGTCTTTGGCGACTACGAAGAGGGCGTCATGGCCGGGTTCCGCCTCACCCCGGAGGACATAGACTTTCTCTGTTCCCATGACCTGGTGGTGACCGGGCTGTGGGGCATGATCGCCGGAGACCTGCCCGCGCTCCGCGCCCGGGGCGTCCCGGTGGCCTTCGACTTCGCCGACAAGCGGACCGACCCCACCCTGGACCTGGCCATCCCCTATGTGGACTACGCCTTTTTCTCTTACGACGGAGCCGACAGCGAAACTCTGCGGACCTTTCTCCGCTCTATGCAGGCCCGCGGGCCCAAGGTGGCGGTGGCCACGCGGGGCGAGGCGGGCAGCATGGCCTATGATGGTTCTCAGTTCTACGAGTACGGCATCGTCCCCTGCCGCGTCGTGGACACCATGGGGGCCGGGGACAGCTACATCGCCGGCTTTCTCTTTGGACTTCTGCGTGGAAAGAGCATCCCCGACTGCATGGCCCTGGGCGCCCAGAGCAGCAGTGTGACCCTTCAGTACAGTGGAGCGTGGTAA
- a CDS encoding ABC transporter ATP-binding protein: MLKLSGVSKTFNPGTVNEKKALTDVDLRLERGDFITIVGSNGAGKSTLFNAISGVFFADAGSIVLDGEDITFQPEYRRSREIGRLFQDPMKGTAPHMTIEENLALAYLRAAKHQRAFFSRVNKEDKAFFREQLSLLGMGLEDRMRQPVGLLSGGQRQALTLLMATMVPPKLLLLDEHTAALDPGTAEKVLALTKDIVARQNITCLMVTHNMKNALELGNRTLMMDAGRIVLDIGGEERKGLTVEDLLSRFRAGAGKDLDNDRILLS; this comes from the coding sequence ATGCTGAAGCTGAGCGGGGTCTCCAAGACCTTCAACCCCGGCACCGTCAATGAGAAAAAGGCCCTCACCGATGTGGATCTGCGCCTGGAACGGGGAGATTTCATCACCATCGTGGGGTCCAACGGCGCGGGGAAATCCACCCTCTTCAACGCCATTTCCGGCGTTTTCTTTGCCGATGCGGGCTCTATTGTTCTGGATGGGGAGGACATCACTTTCCAGCCGGAATACCGCCGCAGCCGGGAGATCGGACGGCTCTTCCAGGACCCCATGAAGGGGACCGCCCCCCATATGACCATTGAGGAGAACCTTGCCCTGGCCTATCTCCGCGCCGCCAAGCACCAGCGGGCCTTTTTCAGCCGGGTGAACAAGGAGGATAAGGCCTTTTTCCGGGAGCAGCTCTCCCTGCTGGGGATGGGGCTGGAGGACCGGATGCGCCAGCCGGTGGGGCTCCTCTCCGGCGGACAGCGGCAGGCCCTCACTCTGCTGATGGCCACCATGGTGCCGCCCAAGCTACTCCTTTTGGATGAGCACACCGCGGCTCTGGACCCCGGGACGGCGGAGAAGGTGCTGGCCCTCACCAAGGATATCGTGGCCCGGCAGAACATCACTTGCCTGATGGTCACCCATAATATGAAAAACGCTCTGGAGCTGGGAAATCGCACACTGATGATGGACGCGGGGCGTATTGTACTGGACATTGGGGGCGAGGAGAGGAAGGGGCTCACCGTGGAGGACCTGCTCTCCCGTTTCCGGGCCGGCGCGGGAAAGGATCTGGACAACGACCGCATTCTGCTCTCATGA
- a CDS encoding ABC transporter permease: MLTIVQTALEAGVIYALVALALFLSYTILDIADLTTDGAFTLGCAVSATVCLMGHPVLALPMAMLAGAAAGFVTAFLQTKLGVPSILAGIITNFGLYSVNLTVMGSANVNLYKSDTIFSLVKETGFAGSWHKLLVASVVVLAVCVLLVLFLGTRLGLSIRATGDNTDMVRASSINPVFTITVGLCLANAMTALSGALIAQYQKSADMNLGTGMVVLGLASLIIGQSVISRGKSGILRGVVAVVVGSLIYRAIYAVALKFNVTTYLKLITAVIVALAIAAPALKDYFLLQRRKRAALSERRRGAC, encoded by the coding sequence ATGCTCACCATTGTACAGACGGCCCTGGAGGCCGGGGTGATCTACGCCCTGGTGGCGCTGGCGCTCTTTTTGAGCTACACCATCCTGGATATCGCCGATCTCACCACCGACGGCGCCTTTACGCTGGGCTGCGCCGTGTCCGCCACGGTCTGCCTGATGGGCCACCCTGTTCTGGCTCTGCCCATGGCCATGCTGGCCGGGGCCGCCGCCGGTTTTGTCACCGCCTTCCTCCAGACCAAGCTGGGGGTACCCTCTATCCTGGCGGGCATCATCACAAACTTCGGGCTCTATTCCGTGAATCTCACGGTCATGGGGTCGGCCAATGTGAACCTCTACAAAAGCGACACCATCTTTTCTCTGGTCAAGGAGACCGGCTTTGCGGGGAGCTGGCACAAGCTGCTGGTGGCCTCCGTGGTGGTGCTGGCTGTCTGCGTGCTGCTGGTGCTGTTTCTGGGCACCCGGCTGGGGCTGTCCATCCGGGCTACGGGGGACAACACCGATATGGTGCGCGCTTCCTCCATCAACCCGGTCTTTACCATCACGGTGGGCCTGTGCCTCGCCAACGCCATGACCGCCCTCTCCGGCGCTCTTATCGCCCAGTATCAGAAGAGTGCGGATATGAACCTGGGCACCGGCATGGTGGTGCTGGGGCTTGCAAGCCTCATCATCGGACAGTCCGTGATCTCCCGGGGCAAGAGCGGGATCTTGCGGGGCGTCGTCGCCGTGGTGGTGGGCAGCCTCATCTACCGGGCCATTTATGCCGTGGCGCTGAAGTTTAATGTCACCACCTATCTCAAACTCATCACCGCTGTCATTGTGGCCCTGGCCATCGCCGCCCCGGCTCTGAAGGACTATTTCCTGCTCCAGCGCCGCAAGCGGGCGGCGCTGTCGGAGAGGAGGCGGGGCGCATGCTGA